From Pandoraea norimbergensis, the proteins below share one genomic window:
- a CDS encoding MBL fold metallo-hydrolase codes for MNVTLIPVTPFQQNCTLLVCDATQRAAVVDPGGDIDRIVGEIERQGVTLEKIFLTHGHLDHCGGAGELAAKYEVPIEGPHPDDAFWIDQLEAQSARFGFPEPQSFTPDRWLGDGDTVNFGEVTLDVFHCPGHTPGHVVFFSADERLASVGDVLFAGSIGRTDFPRGNHADLIASIRDKLWPLGDDVTFIPGHGPVSTFGQERETNPYVADAVLARSGA; via the coding sequence ATGAACGTCACCCTGATTCCTGTCACGCCTTTCCAACAGAACTGCACGCTGCTCGTCTGCGACGCGACCCAACGGGCCGCCGTGGTCGACCCGGGCGGCGATATCGACCGCATCGTCGGCGAGATCGAGCGCCAAGGGGTGACGCTCGAGAAGATCTTCCTCACGCACGGTCATCTGGACCATTGCGGCGGTGCCGGCGAACTGGCGGCCAAGTACGAAGTGCCCATTGAAGGCCCGCATCCCGACGACGCCTTCTGGATCGATCAGTTGGAAGCCCAGAGCGCGCGCTTCGGTTTTCCCGAGCCGCAGAGCTTCACGCCCGACCGCTGGCTGGGCGACGGTGACACCGTCAACTTCGGCGAGGTCACGCTGGATGTCTTTCATTGCCCGGGGCACACGCCGGGCCACGTAGTGTTCTTCTCGGCCGATGAGCGGCTGGCGAGCGTCGGCGACGTGCTGTTTGCCGGGTCCATCGGCCGCACCGACTTCCCGCGCGGCAACCATGCCGACCTGATCGCGTCGATTCGCGACAAGCTCTGGCCGCTGGGCGACGACGTCACCTTCATTCCGGGGCACGGCCCCGTGTCGACCTTCGGTCAGGAGCGCGAGACCAATCCGTACGTGGCCGACGCCGTGCTCGCCCGGAGCGGCGCATGA
- a CDS encoding 3'-5' exonuclease family protein: MSTAVSRVPSRIIPVDEEIFVSTDVEADGPIPGPHSMLSFASAAYTADKELIGTFSANLEFLPDAKGHPLTMKWWKTEPEAWAACRIDPEDPAKALKAYVKWVEKLPGKPVFVAYPAGFDFTFMFWYMMRFVGRCPFSWSALDIKTLAFAMTGMPYRKCIKPRLPQVWLDPLPHTHVALDDALEQGALFCNMLAELREQQKTLAALPEWQGAGLTANADKPVFGSAAAQAAAAESTETPAAEAGPEKDNAAQR, translated from the coding sequence ATGAGCACCGCCGTCTCCCGCGTGCCGTCGCGCATCATCCCCGTCGACGAAGAGATTTTTGTCAGCACCGACGTCGAGGCCGACGGCCCGATTCCCGGCCCGCATTCGATGCTGAGCTTTGCCTCGGCTGCCTACACGGCCGACAAGGAACTCATCGGCACCTTCAGCGCGAATCTGGAATTTTTGCCCGATGCGAAGGGCCACCCGCTCACGATGAAGTGGTGGAAGACCGAACCTGAAGCGTGGGCGGCCTGCCGTATCGATCCGGAAGATCCGGCCAAGGCGCTGAAGGCGTACGTGAAGTGGGTCGAGAAGCTGCCGGGCAAGCCCGTGTTCGTCGCCTACCCGGCGGGGTTCGATTTCACGTTCATGTTCTGGTACATGATGCGTTTTGTCGGCCGTTGCCCGTTCTCGTGGTCGGCGCTCGACATCAAGACGTTGGCGTTCGCGATGACGGGCATGCCGTATCGCAAGTGCATCAAGCCGCGTTTGCCGCAGGTGTGGCTCGATCCGCTGCCACACACGCACGTGGCGCTCGACGACGCGCTCGAACAGGGCGCCCTCTTCTGCAACATGCTGGCGGAGCTGCGCGAACAGCAGAAGACGCTGGCCGCGTTGCCCGAATGGCAGGGCGCCGGGTTGACGGCCAATGCCGACAAGCCGGTGTTCGGCTCGGCGGCGGCGCAAGCAGCCGCGGCTGAATCGACCGAAACCCCAGCCGCCGAGGCGGGCCCGGAGAAGGACAACGCGGCGCAACGCTGA